One window from the genome of Daphnia pulex isolate KAP4 chromosome 9, ASM2113471v1 encodes:
- the LOC124202028 gene encoding alpha-amylase-like isoform X1, with amino-acid sequence MMRWLLFLGLAGYCSAFFDPNCNGKQVMVHLFEWKWTDIAAECERYLAGAGFCGVQVSPPMEHVILPENNYPWWQRYQPVSYKLYSRSGSEAEFIDMVHRCNSVGVRIYVDAVVNHMTGTGRSGIADGGSSYNANGDARDFPGVPYSAEHFTPRDQCPSGDGNVNDYSNPSNVRNCYLVGLTDLYGKLDYVREKVAGYFNQLIQIGVAGIRIDAAKHMWPEDISATLSRLTDLPTDQGFPAGSKFYVFQEVIDQNDGAIKVDEYYNTGYVTEFRYCSKIAWGIKDYGQLSNLIDYGWGMARSDRAFIFTDNHDNQRGHGGGGNVITHESPRDYKQAVAYTLAQDYGFTRIMSSYYFTNTDQGPPSNGGYSTADVIINDDGSCGGGWVCEHRWNVMKKMVEFRNAVVGTSMENYWNNGNAVAFSRGNKGFFAMAKQGSMSESLQTGLPAGSYCNIIDDCASSIQVGADGMAQISINNYEEPILAVCAGGCGGGGGTPGPTIPTTTGPTPPPMTGVQRTVVFVKKQTAPGQDLFIRGGIDSTVRPGCTQDITSTCAIDFQMKSLGASSHYDKYNSWSTGDSRLDWYGAEPGQGSYVGQTAEGTPLAWTSNSASSPGYQSLNAWGDHYWMVEFDMDCSQSENGWFEVKSFLTNGAGWESDISQSTCTGSAGGRAPYTSKNHLGRCGFVNVFDFGMSTCQINPFSA; translated from the exons atgATGCGTTGGTTGCTATTTCTCGGGCTGGCAGGCTACTGCTCGGCTTTTTTCGATCCCAATTGCAATGGCAAGCAGGTCATGGTCCATCTTTTCGAATGGAAATGGACAGACATTGCCGCTGAATGCGAACGTTACTTAGCAGGAGCTGGATTTTGCGG tgtCCAG GTATCACCACCTATGGAACACGTCATTTTACCAGAGAACAACTACCCTTGGTGGCAACGCTACCAGCCGGTTAGCTACAAATTGTATTCCCGATCGGGTAGCGAAGCCGAGTTTATTGACATGGTTCACCGTTGTAATAGCGTCGGCGTCAG GATTTACGTCGATGCTGTTGTTAATCACATGACCGGAACGGGTCGATCCGGAATTGCGGACGGTGGGTCATCTTATAACGCTAACGGTGATGCTCGTGATTTTCCAGGGGTTCCTTACAGTGCTGAACATTTTACGCCCCGTGATCAGTGCCCTTCCGGCGACG GCAATGTCAACGATTACAGCAACCCATCCAACGTGAGAAATTGTTATCTGGTCGGCCTGACTGATTTGTATGGGAAATTGGACTACGTCCGTGAGAAGGTCGCCggttatttcaatcaactcatCCAGATCGGAGTGGCTGGAATTCGAATTGACGCAGCCAAACACATGTGGCCTGAG GATATTTCGGCTACTCTTTCTAGATTGACCGACTTGCCAACAGACCAGGGATTCCCGGCAGGCTCCAAATTCTACGTGTTCCAGGAAGTGATTGATCAAAACGACGG AGCCATCAAAGTCGACGAATACTACAACACAG GATACGTGACTGAATTCCGTTACTGCTCTAAAATCGCTTGGGGTATCAAGGACTACGGACAACTGAGCAATTTGATCGATTACGGATGGGGTATGGCCCGCTCTGATAGGGCTTTCATCTTCACCGACAATCACGACAACCAGCGCGGTCATGGAGGAGGCG GAAATGTCATCACGCACGAAAGCCCACGCGATTACAAACAGGCCGTTGCCTACACCCTGGCCCAGGATTACGGTTTCACGCGGATAATGAGCAGCTATTACTTCACCAACACTGACCAAGGGCCACCCAGTAACGGAGGCTACAG CACGGCTGATGTCATCATTAACGATGATGGCAGTTGCGGTGGCGGATGGGTTTGCGAGCATCGCTGGAACGTCATGAAGAAAATG GTTGAATTCCGTAACGCCGTAGTCGGTACCTCAATGGAGAATTACTGGAACAACGGTAATGCGGTGGCATTCTCCCGCGGAAATAAAGGATTTTTCGCCATGGCCAAACAAGGATCCATGTCCGAAAGTCTTCAGACAG GTTTGCCCGCCGGAAGCTACTGCAACATCATCGACGATTGCGCATCATCCATTCAAGTCGGAGCAGATGGCATGGCGCAGATCTCAATTAACAACTACGAAGAACCCATTCTGGCCGTCTGTGCTGGTGGTTGCGGAGGTGGTGGAGGCACCCCAGGACCAACCATTCCGACTACAACTGGTCCGACTCCCCCTCCCATGACGGGTGTCCAGCGAACAGTGGTCTTCGTAAAGAAACAGACGGCCCCAGGTCAAGATTTGTTCATCCGCGGTGGAATCGATTCAACCGTTCGCCCTGGATGCACTCAAGACATCACTTCCACTTGCGCCATAGATTTCCAG atgaaATCATTGGGGGCAAGTTCCCATTACGATAAGTACAACAGCTGGAGCACCGGAGACAGTCGACTTGATTGGTACGGAGCCGAGCCTGGACAAGGATCTTATGTGGGTCAAACTGCCGAAGGAACTCCTTTGGCTTGGACCTCGAACTCGGCTTCCAGCCCCGGATATCAAAGCCTTAACGC TTGGGGAGATCATTACTGGATGGTCGAATTCGATATGGATTGCTCCCAGAGCGAAAATGGATGGTTCGAAGTGAAATCTTTCCTTACCAACGGAG CTGGATGGGAAAGTGACATCAGTCAGTCTACATGCACAGGATCAGCCGGTGGACGTGCCCCTTACACATCCAAGAACCATTTAGGCCGTTGTGGTTTCGTTAACGTGTTTGATTTCGGAATGAGCACGTGCCAGATCAACCCGTTTTCTGCATAG
- the LOC124202028 gene encoding alpha-amylase-like isoform X3 produces MMRWLLFLGLAGYCSAFFDPKCNGKQVMVHLFEWKWTDIAAECERYLAGAGYCGVQVSPPMEHVILPENNYPWWQRYQPVSYKLYSRSGSEAEFIDMVHRCNSVGVRIYVDAVVNHMTGTGRSGIADGGSSYNANGDARDFPGVPYSAEHFTPRDQCPSGDGNVNDYSNPSNVRNCYLVGLTDLYGKLDYVREKVAGYFNQLIQIGVAGIRIDAAKHMWPEDISATLSRLTDLPTDQGFPAGSKFYVFQEVIDQNDGAIKVDEYYNTGYVTEFRYCSKIAWGIKDYGQLSNLIDYGWGMARSDRAFIFTDNHDNQRGHGGGGNVITHESPRDYKQAVAYTLAQDYGFTRIMSSYYFTNTDQGPPSNGGYSTADVIINDDGSCGGGWVCEHRWNVMKKMVEFRNAVVGTSMENYWNNGNAVAFSRGNKGFFAMAKQGSMSESLQTGLPAGSYCNIIDDCASSIQVGADGMAQISINNYEEPILAVCAGGCGGGGGTPGPTIPTTTGPTPPPMTGVQRTVVFVKKQTAPGQDLFIRGGIDSTVRPGCTQDITSTCAIDFQMKSLGASSHYDKYNSWSTGDSRLDWYGAEPGQGSYVGQTAEGTPLAWTSNSASSPGYQSLNAWGDHYWMVEFDMDCSQSENGWFEVKSFLTNGAGWESDISQSTCTGSAGGRAPYTSKNHLGRCGFVNVFDFGMSTCQINPFSA; encoded by the exons GTATCACCACCTATGGAACACGTCATTTTACCAGAGAACAACTACCCTTGGTGGCAACGCTACCAGCCGGTTAGCTACAAATTGTATTCCCGATCGGGTAGCGAAGCCGAGTTTATTGACATGGTTCACCGTTGTAATAGCGTCGGCGTCAG GATTTACGTCGATGCTGTTGTTAATCACATGACCGGAACGGGTCGATCCGGAATTGCGGACGGTGGGTCATCTTATAACGCTAACGGTGATGCTCGTGATTTTCCAGGGGTTCCTTACAGTGCTGAACATTTTACGCCCCGTGATCAGTGCCCTTCCGGCGACG GCAATGTCAACGATTACAGCAACCCATCCAACGTGAGAAATTGTTATCTGGTCGGCCTGACTGATTTGTATGGGAAATTGGACTACGTCCGTGAGAAGGTCGCCggttatttcaatcaactcatCCAGATCGGAGTGGCTGGAATTCGAATTGACGCAGCCAAACACATGTGGCCTGAG GATATTTCGGCTACTCTTTCTAGATTGACCGACTTGCCAACAGACCAGGGATTCCCGGCAGGCTCCAAATTCTACGTGTTCCAGGAAGTGATTGATCAAAACGACGG AGCCATCAAAGTCGACGAATACTACAACACAG GATACGTGACTGAATTCCGTTACTGCTCTAAAATCGCTTGGGGTATCAAGGACTACGGACAACTGAGCAATTTGATCGATTACGGATGGGGTATGGCCCGCTCTGATAGGGCTTTCATCTTCACCGACAATCACGACAACCAGCGCGGTCATGGAGGAGGCG GAAATGTCATCACGCACGAAAGCCCACGCGATTACAAACAGGCCGTTGCCTACACCCTGGCCCAGGATTACGGTTTCACGCGGATAATGAGCAGCTATTACTTCACCAACACTGACCAAGGGCCACCCAGTAACGGAGGCTACAG CACGGCTGATGTCATCATTAACGATGATGGCAGTTGCGGTGGCGGATGGGTTTGCGAGCATCGCTGGAACGTCATGAAGAAAATG GTTGAATTCCGTAACGCCGTAGTCGGTACCTCAATGGAGAATTACTGGAACAACGGTAATGCGGTGGCATTCTCCCGCGGAAATAAAGGATTTTTCGCCATGGCCAAACAAGGATCCATGTCCGAAAGTCTTCAGACAG GTTTGCCCGCCGGAAGCTACTGCAACATCATCGACGATTGCGCATCATCCATTCAAGTCGGAGCAGATGGCATGGCGCAGATCTCAATTAACAACTACGAAGAACCCATTCTGGCCGTCTGTGCTGGTGGTTGCGGAGGTGGTGGAGGCACCCCAGGACCAACCATTCCGACTACAACTGGTCCGACTCCCCCTCCCATGACGGGTGTCCAGCGAACAGTGGTCTTCGTAAAGAAACAGACGGCCCCAGGTCAAGATTTGTTCATCCGCGGTGGAATCGATTCAACCGTTCGCCCTGGATGCACTCAAGACATCACTTCCACTTGCGCCATAGATTTCCAG atgaaATCATTGGGGGCAAGTTCCCATTACGATAAGTACAACAGCTGGAGCACCGGAGACAGTCGACTTGATTGGTACGGAGCCGAGCCTGGACAAGGATCTTATGTGGGTCAAACTGCCGAAGGAACTCCTTTGGCTTGGACCTCGAACTCGGCTTCCAGCCCCGGATATCAAAGCCTTAACGC TTGGGGAGATCATTACTGGATGGTCGAATTCGATATGGATTGCTCCCAGAGCGAAAATGGATGGTTCGAAGTGAAATCTTTCCTTACCAACGGAG CTGGATGGGAAAGTGACATCAGTCAGTCTACATGCACAGGATCAGCCGGTGGACGTGCCCCTTACACATCCAAGAACCATTTAGGCCGTTGTGGTTTCGTTAACGTGTTTGATTTCGGAATGAGCACGTGCCAGATCAACCCGTTTTCTGCATAG